AGAAATGACAAGGAGGCGAGTTACTTAGGGTTCCTTTTTGCCTCATGTATCTCAAACTTGAGCTGAAGAAGCCCGATCCTAAAGGATCAGGAAAGGGGCCATTtagcaaaaaggaaaacttttagacaataactgcCTTACTCTGGAGAAAACTGTGGCCCCCAACCATGCCAGCAAAGGTTGAGTGGGGAGCCTGGACTTCTATCCCTGAAAAGCTGAAAGGAGTTGCCCTAATACTTCACTGTGGTGGTATCAGAAAAGGCCAGGCAGAGACCTGAAACTTCCACCCTTGCCAGCAATGAGTGCTCCCCAACACACAGAGTGTCAGTGGGGACCATGCAGGGAGCCAGAGCTCCCATCCCTGCTCAGCAGTAATGAGGAGTCAGCCCAGCTTTGGTGTCGACAAAGACTGAGCAGGGAAACTGGACTTCTAGCTTATGTGACAATAATCAGGCAGCAAACCCCACAACATTCTCCTGCTGGAACAATGTCAGAGAGAGCCACCTAAAACTGCAGGTTTAAATAAGATACAGAATCTCATAACATAGTACAAAATTGTCCAGGTActaataaaaaaatgggcaaaagatctgaacagagatttctccaaagaagatataccaatggccaacagacacatgaaaagatgttcagcatcattaactCTCAAGGAaactcaaatcaaaactacaatgagatgtcacctcactcccgtcagaatggctataattaacaagacaggaaacaagtgttggagaggatgtggagagaagggaagtctcatacactgctggtgggagtgcaagctggtgcagccactatggaaaacagtatgaagtttcctcagaaaattaagaatagatctaccatatgatccagctattccattgctgggtatttatccaaagaacatgaaaacatgaatgcgtaacgatacacgcacccctatgttcattgcagcattattcatgatagccaatacttggaaacaacctaagtgcctatcaagggatgagtggataaagaagatgtggtatatatacacaacggaatattactcagccataaaaaaggatgaaatcctgccattggtaacaacatggatggaccttgagggtattatgatgagtgaaataagtcagaggaagaaagtcaaataccgtatgatctcactcataagtagaagacaacaacaacgacaaacaaacacatagcaacagagactggattagtggttaccagaggcaaaggggagaatgaggagggtgaaaggagtgattaggcacacgtgtgtggtgatggactgtatttagtctttgggtggtgaacatgatgcaatctacacagaattcgaaatatattatgatgtacacctgaaagttatataatgtcataatccaatgttaccacaataaaaaaaaaaagtcatccagGTATTAACAAAAAATGAGCTCAGAATTCAACATACAACAACCAGGAAGATCTGTAACTagatgaaaaaagacaatcaataaaGGCTAACACTGAAATGACAGAGATCTAGAATGATCTGACATAGATTTTAAAGCTGTCATGATAAAAAGACTTCAATGAGCAGCTATGAATACACTTTACACAAATGAAAACTAGAGagcctcagcaaagaaatacAAGATATGAAGAAGAACCATATGTAACTTttggaactgaagaatacaatgagtATTTCAAACAACCTACAGAAGGCAGTAAAAACAGAGAAGCATAAAATGCAAATGGCTTAAATAAACTACTTAAAAGAGATTGGCAGATTGCATTAAAAAAACATGGCCCAACAATAGACTATCTACAAGGAGCTCGCCTTAAGTATAATAATATAGACAGGTTGAAAGTAAAGAGACGGAAGAAGAGGTATCACGCAAACATTAATCACAGGAAAGCAGGAGAGGCTATAGTAATATCAGATGAAAtatatttcagagcaaagaaaattaccagagacagagagggacattGTAAGACGGTAAAAAGGCCAATcaatcaagaagacatagcaatccaTCATGTGTATGCCTTAGAGCTgcaaaataagtgaagaaaaacccatagaactgaaaagagaaatagaaaaatccaaattaaagttggagacttcaacatccaTCTCTCAACAGTTAATAGAGCAGGTAGACAGAAAAATCgacaaaaatatagaagaattcaACAACATCCATCAGCAGGATCTAATCAACATTTCTAGAAAGTCCAccccaaaacaacagaatacacattcatttcaagtgcccatggaatGTTAGAATATTCTAAATCTCTGCCCAGAAAATAACCTTTGGGTTATGATTTAACTCTGATGCAGTTAtagctacaggaagaaaatgccAATAGAAAAGCCCTTTGAAAACTCCAGCTCCTGCAGCTCCTCTCTAAGTTATTTCTCacgtaaattaataaattggcaCACTGATTTTATGGGCTTGGTGAAAGTGAGTCTGCCCCAAGGGGTGGTTTCACCCTTGGAATGTAAATAAGATCAGTTTTTGGAATGTAAATAGGATCGGTTTTCGGAGTCTGTCAGGCTGAAAGCCGGTTCCTGGTAAATTTGTCAAGGTAGCGAATACTGCCCTGGAAGCTTTGCAGAAGACGGTTTTCCTGTTACTCCCAAGAGAACGCCTAAGACGTGTGTATAGCACTGcatgtttctttcaaaatttttacatatttagttGCTTATGGACTTCAAAAACAATAGCCTCTCAGGAGACAGCTGGTTTTGAATCAATCAAAGAACATTTAGGGACTTAGAAGGACCTCAAGAACAGAAACAAACAGTGTTCAAGGGAGGTCTGAACTGCACGCACGTTAAAGCGGAATAAACGGAGCTCGAGGAGCCAATAGAACACGCACCAACTCACACAGCCGCACAGCTTGTCAACAGCTTGGTTGGCTTAGAAAAACAACTCTGTTTCTACTGCACCGCTTTATCTCTGATGCAGCAGAGGAGACCAAAGTGGCTTCTCTGTGATCAAGAAAGTcttttcgttgttgagttgtatgagttctctttatattttggaaattaaccccgtgttggatatatgatttgcaaatattttctcccagttggttggttgtcttttcattttgttcatggtttcctttgtcttaaaGAAGCTTTTTATTCTggtgcagtcccatttgtttattttttcttttgtttcccttgcctgagtagacatggtatttgaaaagacactgctaagaccgatgttaaagagtgtactgcctatattttcttctagaggttttatgatttcaggtcttactttcaagtctttaatccattttgagttaatttttgtgtatggtgtaagataacggtttactttcattcttttgcatgtggaagtcatacaactcaaccataaaaaaaacaaacaacctgatcaaaaaatgggtagaggatatgaacagacatttttccaaagaagatatacagatggccaataggcacatgaaaagatgttcaacatcactaatcattagggaaatgcaaagcaaaactacaatgagatatcacctttacacctgtcagaatggctataatcaccaagacaaaaaataataaatgctgagaggatgtggagaaaagggaaccctcacatactgctggtgggaatgcagactggtgcagccactatggaaaacagtatggagatttctcaaaaaattaaaaatagaaatatcatacagtccagctatcccactattgggtatttatccaaagaacttgaaatgaacaattcaaagagatttatgcacccctatgttcatggccgcattattcacaatagccaagatgtagaagcaacccaagtgcccttcaactgatgaatggataaagaagatgtggtatatatatctatacacattggaatactactcagccataaataagacaaaatcatcccatttccaacaacatggatagaacttaagggtatgatgttaagtgaaataagctagacctagaaagacaaacacagtatgattttactcatatgtggaggataaacaaacacgtggataagcagaacagattagtggttaccagaaggaaagGGGATTGGAGAgtgggtaaaaggggtaaaggggcacatatacatggtgatggatgaaaattagactattggtggtaagcatgatacagtctatacagaaaccgataaataataatgtgcacctgaaattacacaatgttataaaccattatgatctcaataaaataattgaaaaaacaaaacaaaacaaagtcttgCACATGAAAATGAATGGCTTACTGTTTTCACATTTATCTCATTTCACTATCAATGACTGGGGTttagaaacaaacaacaacaataaaaactaaCTGATTTGCAATCTGTAGCTTCAAAAGACCTTTTCCTTTAACAATTAGGTATTGTGCACCTACTGGGCACCAGTCACTGCATTCATGCAGGGGATACACAGGTAAACAAGATTCCAAGTTTGTGGCCCTTTTTAGACTTGCTGAGGACAAGcataaaaagaaactatattcTTTGGGGAGTGAAGAAGACAAACTAGCTTTGGGCTTCTGGTATGATgctgaagagaggaaaaaagtagagaaaaacttCCAGATTAGCCCCAATGATCTGCTTACTATACAAAGCAGCTGctataaaataaacagaagaataCCAAAAATTCGTAAAAGGATTCAACtagaaaaatgtgttaaataacttgcccaaggactgCTGACAGTGAGTGACAGATTATGGAGGTGAGTATTCAACAATCGAATTCTGATTCACAGCTCCCAGAGATATACACTATTGTTTGTTACATCTTCAGTggagaacaaatgaatgaaattaaaacagagaCAACAGAAGGACTGTAATTGATGGAGGTTACCACAGAAAATGGATGATGTCATCTCAGAGCAGCTCACAAAAAGATACATATGGAAATGAGAGAGGATAGGAAAGGAAAGATTAGATGTTCCATGGGGACTTCATTCTGTTAACATGAAGCCTCTCCAAAGAGCTTAAACATTTAGGAAACTACTCTTCACTTGATTCTAACAAGAAAAAAGTATTGGTTGGCAAAGTCGGTGAAAAGAAATGGGGGGAAATGACTATGTTAAAGTTCACAACAGCCAGGCAGAGACATGCTGGGCATGAGCAGAAGTATATTCTACACAGTGGGAGGATAGGTCCTAAGTTTAGAGGAAGATGAATGTGATTTTCTGTGTATTGACACTGGGAGAGAAGATGGTTAATAAGAATAGAAACTCTGCAAAATGTCATCCTGACTGTGTAATCACAAGTGAGTCAATGAAGGAAAAATGTAGGAGGCCTAGAGTACTAtaactaaaaaaagaagcaaagtttgttcaacatataaaaaattcaatgaatgcAATAAGCCatgttaatagaatgaaagacaacAATGATAGAGTAGTTTCCACATTGtcatctcaatagctgcagaaagaaacatttgacaatatctaaTGCCCgctcatgataaaaaaaaaaactcaaaaaactaagaacagAAGAGTATTTCCTCAACCCGAATAATGGCATCTATCAAAAACTCACAGATAACATTaactcaatgatgaaaaactgaaaaatttcccCAAGTATTAGGAATAAGACATGGATGTCTGCTCTTACCTCCTCtcttcaatattgtactggacaTTCTGCTtcacattgtactggaagttaaaaataaaatgaaataaagaccatccagattggaaagaaagaataggaaatatGTCTATAATTGGATGATGTGATCTTGACATAGAAAACACTATGGAATCTACAAAACAGttttggaactaataaatgagtttagcaagattgTAGGATGcaagatcattaaaaaaatcagttgtatttccatagactagcaatgaacaacctaaaagtggaattaagaaaacaattctgtttGTGTTAGCATCGATAAGAACAAAATACGCAAAAATAGATTTAACGAAAGAAGtataagacttgtacactgaaaactacaaaacatcgacagaaattaaatgtaaaaaaatggaaaagagtcccttgttcatgggttggaagtcttaatattcttaagatggcaatacttcccaaattgatctatgttttcaatgcaatccctaacgtaatcccagctggcttttttGCGGGAATTGAAATGtgactctaaaattcatatggaaatgcagtagccaaaacaatctagaaaatgaagaaccgagttggaggactcacattccccaatttcaaaacttaatacaaaCCTACAATACTCAATATGTGGTCCTGGCATAAGGAAGGACATAGGGATTAATGAAATAGAAgtgagagtccaaaaataaacctaTATATTTATGTTCACTTGATTTTTGACGAGGGTACCAAGGCAgtttaatggtgaaagaatagtcttttcaacaaattgtgctgagataactggatatccacagtCGAAAGAATGAAGTTAatcccttacctcacaccatatgcaaagattaactcaaaatagatcatcaACAAagatataagagctaaaactataaaaaatatcagaagaaatcACAGGTAAAAATCTTACTGATCTTGGATTATGCAATGACTTGTTAGCTATAACACCAAAAATGTaaacaactaaagaaaaatagataaattcatcttcatcagaaataaaaacctttacGCTTCAGAGGACGCTATCAAGAACCTAAAAGCAGCccagagaatgggaggaaatatttgcaaattatttatctgagatatctctctctctctctctctctatagatatatatatatatatgaagaactcttacaactcaacaattaaaagacaacccaattaaaaattgggcaaagtaTTGactacacatttctccaaagagaataTGCAAATCAccaacaggcacttgaaaaggtgttcaacatttTCAGTCGTTAGGTAAACGCAAATCACAGCCATAATATAATACCACTTACTACCCACAAAAATGCCTTcgataaaaggataaataataataactattggcaaggatatagagaaaagaaaatcttcacacattgctggtgggaatgtgaaatggtgagGCTGCTTTGGGAAACATTTTGGAAGTTTCTGCAAAAGTTAAACCTACATTTAACATGTGACCTATTcataggtatctacccaagagaaatgaaaacatatgttcacatatACACTAAAAACCTTGTAtaggaatgtttatagcagcataattcataataaccaaaacatgGACAAAACCTAAAAGTCCACCatctgataaatggataaataaaatgtggtatattcatgcaagagaatattattccatcataaaaagaaggaagtgctgatacattctacaacataggtgaatcttgaaaatattatacttagtgaaaaaagcaaacacaCGAGGCCACCTCTTGTATGGTTCCCCTTGTATGAAgggtccagaacaggcaaatccacagagacagcaAGTTGACTGGTGCTTGCCAGGCACTGAAGAAAGAGGGATAATGGGGAATAAGACATGATTggtaatgagtatagagtttctttGTTCCAGTGGTGAAAATATTCCGGAATAATGTAGTGGTGGTGGTGCACAACCTtttgaatataccaaaaaccactgaAACGTACACTTCAAAGTTGAGAATTTGATGGCTtatgaattatatattattattttttaaaaatagaaaacatcataCTTTAGGAAATCTTCCTTATCAATCAGGAGCAAAATGAAGATCTTTGTAATCACTACTTTCATTCACATTGTTCTGGAGGTTTTATCTCACGTACAAAGGCAAGAAGAAGGAGCAACAGGTAAGAGGATTTACAAAGAAGTAATATGATACTCAGTATTCACAAATATAATTACtgtgtacatagaaaatccaaggCAATCTTTGGTTGCATTATTAGAATTAACAGGGGTGTTTAGCAAGGTTGCTAGATATTAAAAGGTATctatcaaaagaggaaaaaaagttttatttatatgacAGATATAGCCAagtaaaaaactaaattaaaataattctacttataatatcataaacattatttaactaacaataaatgtaataaaagatgTGCAAGAACTCTTCACAGACATCTACAAGACACAATTATGAGGagttaaaaaagatttaaacaaaCGAAGGGATATATTATGTTAATGAGTTGGAAGACTCAATGCatgaaaaatgtcaattctccccgAAAAGATCGATGATCGCGATATGATACAGTTAAAAGGCAAGCAGCTTTTGTGGGTATGTGTGGGGGCTGTGTGGAAAGAGTGGGACTTACGAGATTCTAAAATGTATCTGAATAGGCAAAAGGCCAAGACAATCTTGAATAAGAACAAAGTAGGAGGTTTTACACAGCCAGAcatcaaaatacattaaaacttTGCTGTCCTTTAGATGGTGTGATTGATATTGgcacaagaacaaacaaacagaccTACAGAGCAGAATAAGAATCCAAGAAAATGATCCATGCAAATAACATGACTTGATTTACAGCAAATGTAGTAAGGCGGattaatggggaaaggatggtcttttaataaatgatgctgggacagtAAGATATCCAGCTGGGAATAAATGAAACTTGTTTCTATCTCTTAATATATAACAATTAATTACAGCTATATTGTAGATATAAgtgtaaaaggtaaaataataaagcttttagaaaataataagggAGAACATTTTCCTAATCTTGAGCtactaaaagatttttaaagactctaaacacagcaaaattaagaaaaaggcaGATTCATTGGGCTACATTAAAAGTAAGAACTTCTACTAACAAAagacaacattaaaaaattgaaaaggtaaGACAGAAtgcagagtgagagaaaatatttgtaacatatataatCTAAATAGTatgtatatttaacatatatcTAGAATctataaaatcaataagaaactGACAACCAAGAAGAAATATGGTAAAAGACTCGATCAGGAACTTCATGGAAAAGGAACAACAAACGTCTGATATATAttagtcatcaaagaaatgcaaatttaaaacataagtaCATACCAGTATAATTCAGTAGGCTCACAATATCAGACAACAGGAGACACTGCAGGGAGTGAAATGTTgaaaaactgttttatttctctgttaatGTTGGCTGTAGGCTTTCCCTATGACTTGGCAATTTCACTCCTACGTATGTacccagaagagagaaaaaaatttaagaacttgTGGCTGACAATTTTCCACATCAGGTGAAATACATAAATTTCAACTTCAAATATACTTTTGCTATCATCTTATCTAACCTATCTACGTCAATTTATAGAAGCGAGTATGCGCAAGTTGAGATGTCTCACCTGAGATCACTGACCCAGCTAGGAAATAGTGATGGATTGATGCTGTTTGAAACCCAGCGTACTGCTTCTGCCTCTATCCTCTTTCTTTGGCACTAGTTTGCATATGAAAAAGAATGTGCCAACCATCCTCTACCCGTGTCTCTGATCGAACTGGGAAACAAATTTCGAATAGGTTGCCACAGATATAGAGATGTTGTAGACTTCAGTAAGACTTTCTGGGAGCTCAGACTGGGACCCAAGCAGGGCTCCATTCATCACAGAATGTCTCAGCATCCTGACCTTTGACCTTCACCAGGCCAGTAGGAACTATCACAGGACCAGATAGAAATGATGCTGGTGatgcttcctctctttctcatttctgaaaaAGGTTCTTAACTGGTACTCCCaattaagaaaaagatcaaaCACTAATTTACAGAAGCCTCAAAACACTAGGGGACAATTTCCTCCCGACAATTCCCCAGTGACTACAAAAACGATGTAAACAACAACGAGGAAAGTCCTGCTTGTTGGTCACAACATCGGGGGTCCAGTGTATAAAAGCCCCAGAACAGAAGGAGTCATCAGAATCTGAGAAATTCACCTCTGAACAGGAGTTCACCTTCTACCCTTGACCATGACCCACTCTTGCTGCTCCCCTTGCTGCCAGCCTACCTGCTGCCAGCCCACCTGCTCTGAGTCCAGCTGCTGTGGACAAACCTGCAGTCAGTCCAGCTGCTGCCAACCTTGCTGTCCCCAGACACGCTGTCAAACCACCTGCTGTAGGACCACCTGCTACCAGCCAACTTGTGTGACCAGCTGTCGCCCTTCCTGCTGCAGCGCTCCCTGCTGCCAGCCCACCTGCTCCGAGTCCAGCTGCTGTGGACAAACCTGCCCTCAGTCCAGCTGCTGCCAACCTTGCTGTCCCCAGACACGCTGTCAAACCACCTGCTGCAGGACCACCTGCTACCAACCAACCTGTGTGACCAGCTGCTGCCCCGCTCCCTGCTGCCAGCCCACCTGCTCTGAGTCCAGCTGCTGTGGACAAACCTGCAGTCGGTCCAGCTGCTGCCAACCTTGCTGCCCCCCAGCTTGCTGTCAAACCATCTGCTGCCAGCCAGCTTGCTCTGGACCCGTGTACTGCCGGAGAACCTGCTACCACCCCACCTGCGTCTGCCTGCCTTGTTGCCAAGCCCAGAGCTGCGGAtccagctgctgccagccttGCTGCCGCCCAGCCTGCTGTGAgtccagctgctgccagccttCCTGCTGCTGATCACCTCACCAAAGAACCACCATCTGCACAAAACACCTTTTGTTAATTGAACTTGCCATGTTTTGGGCAAATTCACTTCCTAGAATTTGCTGACAAGCAGCACGCTCTACCATCATTTCTATTACTCATTTGCCTGTTTAAAAGCTTGTGAATCAGCTTGATGGGGTGCAGAGGGCTTCCCCCAATTCATTTCCTCCTTATGTATGTGGATCATGTGACAGCTTCGTGCATCCTCTGAAGTCAGGATCACCTGTTCCCTCTCAGTAACTTAGGAAAACAAACCCTCATAGCTTTTTCATAGGTTTCTGCAACTGATCAATACTCTTCAtagtcatattttctttatcaatgtACTCATGTTTCTTgtattctcctttcttcttttatgaccACTTTGAGTTGTTTTCCTAGATGCAGGAATCTTACCTTTGTGTTTCTTAATAAATTCTACACCATAATTCACTCCATATTGTGTTGATTTATCGTACAGCATTCCTGATCCTGGGATTAAATACACATTGCACACCATAAGCATTATCTGCTCGGAGAACTGTAATAGCCCCCAATTATTGTATCCATTCTtcagaaaaacatatttcattGTGTAATGTCATATAGCCAATAATGAATAGACTCAGATTCAGGATGGGCTCTATTCCTGCTCAAAAGCACTtacttttaggggcc
The sequence above is drawn from the Equus przewalskii isolate Varuska chromosome 10, EquPr2, whole genome shotgun sequence genome and encodes:
- the LOC103542109 gene encoding keratin-associated protein 9-6, whose translation is MTHSCCSPCCQPTCCQPTCSESSCCGQTCSQSSCCQPCCPQTRCQTTCCRTTCYQPTCVTSCRPSCCSAPCCQPTCSESSCCGQTCPQSSCCQPCCPQTRCQTTCCRTTCYQPTCVTSCCPAPCCQPTCSESSCCGQTCSRSSCCQPCCPPACCQTICCQPACSGPVYCRRTCYHPTCVCLPCCQAQSCGSSCCQPCCRPACCESSCCQPSCC